From a single Notolabrus celidotus isolate fNotCel1 chromosome 7, fNotCel1.pri, whole genome shotgun sequence genomic region:
- the adamtsl7 gene encoding thrombospondin type-1 domain-containing protein 4 isoform X1, producing the protein MSCHNIHTEVQNTSGRDWKQLEEICLYNYPTLSPNISPKFGLFSLPPLKPALPHKHTLPHETCALPWDTNTSKHPLEGFEVVKGNFSQIFLRVGYHKITEIPAGARNISIQETIKSRNYLALRSQTGVSIINGNWVIDRPGLFIALGTQLVYQRPNEIRSRNGESITAPGPLTEDLHVYLIYQQPGPSVYYEYSVPLQNTHPTHKPVTPTDIIPSVTAVTTSNTGEKVHQGDNTNNDIKEGTHPNQVPSDPSVTSVPFTTYTWTKRGHSECSTTCGIGRWQIMWECVERVSQVTVPADLCNPTLQPTHKEEECNTQPCPPYWDVGEWSECSRRCGPGNQQRQVICRHVTHVHSNGTETSVTVAPKMCGLSDMPVTKSTCQLKICSQWEIRSEWSPCSVPCGVGQRSREVVCVSNQGDVEEDEECNMNLRPDTLQNCDMGACARSWFTSFWSQRCSADCGQGNQTRAIVCLVDHVTDLPLGSCEGERPPEVTSCDSGPCQDRLEWYTGPWGQCSAECGNGTQTRSVACIFNNNGVKEVVDQLKCSSLLQPITTQHCHLKPCGVQWYVTDWSACSRSCNSGYRVREVRCLTDNITPSDQCDPDLTPETREECNKQPCVAEINPSCSDQYHNCVVVVQARLCIYPYYRSVCCASCSRSQKSLPKSFQKNYIHR; encoded by the exons ATGAGCTGTCACAACATTCATACTGAGGTGCAAAATACAAGTGGCCGCGACTGGAAACAACTCGAAGAAATATGCCTCTACAATTATCCAACACTGTCTCCAAACATTTCCCCCAAATTTGGTCTGTTCTCCCTCCCACCCCTTAAGCCAGCCctgcctcacaaacacacactcccccaTGAAACAT GCGCTCTTCCTTGGGATACAAACACCAGCAAGCACCCTCTCGAG ggATTTGAGGTGGTGAAGGGGAATTTCTCTCAAATTTTCCTTCGCGTTGGCTACCATAAGATTACAGAGATTCCTGCAGGAGCACGCAACATCAGCATACAGGAGACGATAAAGAGCCGAAACTACCtag CTCTGCGGTCACAAACTGGTGTCTCCATCATCAATGGAAACTGGGTGATTGACAGGCCAGGGCTCTTTATTGCTTTGGGAACGCAACTAGTTTACCAACGACCCAATGAAATCCGCTCTCGCAACGGAGAGTCTATCACTGCACCTGGACCACTCACTGAGGACCTGCATGTTTAT TTGATCTACCAGCAACCAGGTCCCAGTGTATACTATGAATACAGTGTGCCTttacaaaacacacatccaACTCACAAGCCAGTCACACCTACTGATATTATACCCTCGG TGACAGCAGTAACTACATCCAACACAGGTGAGAAGGTCCACCAAGGTGACAACACTAACAATGACATCAAAGAGGGAACCCACCCTAACCAGGTTCCCTCGGACCCCAGTGTGACATCAGTTCCTTTTACCACCTACACCTGGACAAAGAGAGGACACTCAGAGTGCAGCACAACATGTGGCATTG GCAGGTGGCAGATAATGTGGGAGTGTGTTGAGAGAGTTTCCCAGGTGACAGTTCCTGCTGACCTCTGCAACCCAACCCTCCAACCAACACACAAGGAAGAAGAATGCAACACTCAGCCATGTCCCCCATA CTGGGATGTTGGGGAGTGGTCAGAGTGCAGCAGGAGGTGTGGACCTGGCAATCAGCAGCGCCAGGTCATCTGCCGCCATGTCACTCATGTTCACAGCAATGGGACGGAGACCTCAGTTACTGTGGCACCAAAGATGTGTGGGCTGTCTGATATGCCAGTAACCAAGTCTACATGTCAGCTAAAGATCTGTAGCCAGTGGGAGATCCGATCTGAGTGGAGCCCA TGTTCGGTGCCATGTGGGGTAGGCCAGCGTAGCAgggaggttgtgtgtgtgagcaaccAGGGTGatgtggaggaggatgaggagtgtAACATGAACTTAAGGCCAGACACACTACAGAACTGTGACATGGGAGCCTGTGCACGCAGCTGGTTCACCTCTTTTTGGAGCCAACGG TGCTCTGCAGATTGTGGCCAAGGCAATCAAACTCGTGCAATAGTGTGCCTGGTAGATCATGTGACTGATCTCCCATTGGGCAGCTGTGAAGGGGAACGCCCACCAGAGGTGACATCATGTGACTCGGGCCCCTGTCAGGACCGCCTTGAGTGGTACACAGGACCCTGGGGTCAG tgttctGCAGAGTGTGGCAATGGTACACAGACCCGGAGTGTGGCTTGTATTTTTAACAACAACGGTGTGAAGGAGGTTGTGGACCAGTTAAAATGTTCCAGTCTCCTTCAGCCAATCACCACTCAGCACTGCCATCTGAAACCATGTGGTGTCCAGTGGTATGTCACAGATTGGAGCGCA TGTTCACGCTCCTGCAACAGTGGATACAGAGTACGTGAGGTGCGTTGTCTTACAGACAACATTACCCCAAGCGACCAGTGTGACCCAGATTTAACTCCAGAGACTCGAGAAGAATGCAACAAACAACCTTGTGTAGCTGAGATCA ACCCATCATGCAGTGACCAGTATCATAACTGCGTAGTGGTGGTTCAAGCTCGACTCTGCATTTACCCTTACTACAGAAGTGTCTGCTGTGCCTCCTGCTCCCGTTCCCAGAAATCCCTCCCCAAATCATTTCAAAAGAACTACATACACAGGTGA
- the adamtsl7 gene encoding thrombospondin type-1 domain-containing protein 4 isoform X2 has translation MSKLGALPWDTNTSKHPLEGFEVVKGNFSQIFLRVGYHKITEIPAGARNISIQETIKSRNYLALRSQTGVSIINGNWVIDRPGLFIALGTQLVYQRPNEIRSRNGESITAPGPLTEDLHVYLIYQQPGPSVYYEYSVPLQNTHPTHKPVTPTDIIPSVTAVTTSNTGEKVHQGDNTNNDIKEGTHPNQVPSDPSVTSVPFTTYTWTKRGHSECSTTCGIGRWQIMWECVERVSQVTVPADLCNPTLQPTHKEEECNTQPCPPYWDVGEWSECSRRCGPGNQQRQVICRHVTHVHSNGTETSVTVAPKMCGLSDMPVTKSTCQLKICSQWEIRSEWSPCSVPCGVGQRSREVVCVSNQGDVEEDEECNMNLRPDTLQNCDMGACARSWFTSFWSQRCSADCGQGNQTRAIVCLVDHVTDLPLGSCEGERPPEVTSCDSGPCQDRLEWYTGPWGQCSAECGNGTQTRSVACIFNNNGVKEVVDQLKCSSLLQPITTQHCHLKPCGVQWYVTDWSACSRSCNSGYRVREVRCLTDNITPSDQCDPDLTPETREECNKQPCVAEINPSCSDQYHNCVVVVQARLCIYPYYRSVCCASCSRSQKSLPKSFQKNYIHR, from the exons ATGTCAAAGTTAG GCGCTCTTCCTTGGGATACAAACACCAGCAAGCACCCTCTCGAG ggATTTGAGGTGGTGAAGGGGAATTTCTCTCAAATTTTCCTTCGCGTTGGCTACCATAAGATTACAGAGATTCCTGCAGGAGCACGCAACATCAGCATACAGGAGACGATAAAGAGCCGAAACTACCtag CTCTGCGGTCACAAACTGGTGTCTCCATCATCAATGGAAACTGGGTGATTGACAGGCCAGGGCTCTTTATTGCTTTGGGAACGCAACTAGTTTACCAACGACCCAATGAAATCCGCTCTCGCAACGGAGAGTCTATCACTGCACCTGGACCACTCACTGAGGACCTGCATGTTTAT TTGATCTACCAGCAACCAGGTCCCAGTGTATACTATGAATACAGTGTGCCTttacaaaacacacatccaACTCACAAGCCAGTCACACCTACTGATATTATACCCTCGG TGACAGCAGTAACTACATCCAACACAGGTGAGAAGGTCCACCAAGGTGACAACACTAACAATGACATCAAAGAGGGAACCCACCCTAACCAGGTTCCCTCGGACCCCAGTGTGACATCAGTTCCTTTTACCACCTACACCTGGACAAAGAGAGGACACTCAGAGTGCAGCACAACATGTGGCATTG GCAGGTGGCAGATAATGTGGGAGTGTGTTGAGAGAGTTTCCCAGGTGACAGTTCCTGCTGACCTCTGCAACCCAACCCTCCAACCAACACACAAGGAAGAAGAATGCAACACTCAGCCATGTCCCCCATA CTGGGATGTTGGGGAGTGGTCAGAGTGCAGCAGGAGGTGTGGACCTGGCAATCAGCAGCGCCAGGTCATCTGCCGCCATGTCACTCATGTTCACAGCAATGGGACGGAGACCTCAGTTACTGTGGCACCAAAGATGTGTGGGCTGTCTGATATGCCAGTAACCAAGTCTACATGTCAGCTAAAGATCTGTAGCCAGTGGGAGATCCGATCTGAGTGGAGCCCA TGTTCGGTGCCATGTGGGGTAGGCCAGCGTAGCAgggaggttgtgtgtgtgagcaaccAGGGTGatgtggaggaggatgaggagtgtAACATGAACTTAAGGCCAGACACACTACAGAACTGTGACATGGGAGCCTGTGCACGCAGCTGGTTCACCTCTTTTTGGAGCCAACGG TGCTCTGCAGATTGTGGCCAAGGCAATCAAACTCGTGCAATAGTGTGCCTGGTAGATCATGTGACTGATCTCCCATTGGGCAGCTGTGAAGGGGAACGCCCACCAGAGGTGACATCATGTGACTCGGGCCCCTGTCAGGACCGCCTTGAGTGGTACACAGGACCCTGGGGTCAG tgttctGCAGAGTGTGGCAATGGTACACAGACCCGGAGTGTGGCTTGTATTTTTAACAACAACGGTGTGAAGGAGGTTGTGGACCAGTTAAAATGTTCCAGTCTCCTTCAGCCAATCACCACTCAGCACTGCCATCTGAAACCATGTGGTGTCCAGTGGTATGTCACAGATTGGAGCGCA TGTTCACGCTCCTGCAACAGTGGATACAGAGTACGTGAGGTGCGTTGTCTTACAGACAACATTACCCCAAGCGACCAGTGTGACCCAGATTTAACTCCAGAGACTCGAGAAGAATGCAACAAACAACCTTGTGTAGCTGAGATCA ACCCATCATGCAGTGACCAGTATCATAACTGCGTAGTGGTGGTTCAAGCTCGACTCTGCATTTACCCTTACTACAGAAGTGTCTGCTGTGCCTCCTGCTCCCGTTCCCAGAAATCCCTCCCCAAATCATTTCAAAAGAACTACATACACAGGTGA
- the ptpn9b gene encoding LOW QUALITY PROTEIN: tyrosine-protein phosphatase non-receptor type 9 (The sequence of the model RefSeq protein was modified relative to this genomic sequence to represent the inferred CDS: inserted 1 base in 1 codon; deleted 1 base in 1 codon) produces the protein MAEALTTQEQLAVEEFLSEVRSREQPHSAGLVSQPTAVKFLMARKFDVTRAIDLFQAYKNTRIKEGIININPDEDPLRSELLSGKFTVLPGRDAKGAALALFTARLHRPDVTTHKAVLQAIIYQLDKAIESLQTQKDGLIFIYDMTNSSYGNFDYELCVKILNLLKGAFPARLKCVFIVSSPLWFRAPFAVLRLFVREKLRERVCTVKAHELAGHIPVSSLPEHLGGTSQYSHVAWIQSCVNTHTNTVQGDTQDHDTHDCVGNLLRSYSLECSNTSAGATLSHTHINTQLGSEQAVANSNCYDDSNANPHNHCGVMEGRTRGQCQQSPQSAANRPQGNHQYWNGSAGMANVAVGSSSPNANMNGRGHQAPPQSDTPPDTPQSQIGDGDSVDGKATDSANMSQNEGGKEEEEDGEEEEGVPPLPQKSLPRPPHQPCSQSPPLSSSWGPDDEDHCIEASVHMPEQGGMTVRELVEHVKRKKKKGIYQEYEEIRKEPPAGTFDYSKKLSNQIXNRYSDVLCLDHSRVRLCELCDDEDDETSDYINASFMDGYKRGNAYIATQGPLPKTFGDFWRMVWEQMVLIIVMTTRVVERGRVKCGQYWPLEEGRTEQHGCFLVRNTHIQTFQDFKLSHLELYNTQSGERREVYHYLYLSWPDFGVPKSASAMLDFREHVLQRREAAVQSLGASWTGPPGGPPVVVHCSAGIGRTGTFCTLDICLSRLEDIGTVNVRQTVQRMRAQRAFSIQTWDQYYFCYTAVIEYAQRNGKLSPVQWSDSDLETDSE, from the exons GCTGTGGAGGAGTTCCTGAGTGAGGTGCGTAGCAGGGAGCAGCCTCACAGTGCTGGGCTCGTCTCCCAACCGACAGCTGTAAAGTTTCTTATGGCCCGCAAGTTCGACGTCACCAGAGCCATCGACCTCTTCCAAGCATACAAG AACACAAGAATCAAAGAGGGCATCATCAATATCAACCCTGACGAGGACCCTCTACGCTCTGAGCTGCTGAGTGGCAAATTTACTGTCCTG CCTGGCCGTGATGCTAAGGGTGCTGCTCTAGCACTCTTCACCGCTCGCCTCCACAGGCCAGACGTCACCACTCACAAAGCTGTTCTGCAGGCCATCATCTATCAGCTTGACAAAGCCATAGAGAG TTTACAAACTCAAAAAGACGGGCTTATTTTCATCTACGACATGACCAACTCCAGCTACGGCAACTTTGACTACGAGCTCTGTGTCAAGATCCTCAATTTGCTAAAG GGAGCTTTTCCAGCTCGTCTAAAATGCGTCTTCATCGTGTCATCGCCTCTTTGGTTTCGAGCTCCTTTTGCTGTTCTCCGCCTGTTTGTGCGTGAAAAGCTAAGAGAGAGG GTGTGCACAGTGAAGGCTCATGAGCTGGCGGGTCACATCCCAGTCTCCTCCCTCCCTGAACACCTGGGTGGGACATCTCAGTACAGCCATGTGGCTTGGATCCAGTCCtgtgtcaacacacacacaaacactgttcaGGGCGATACACAAGACCACGACACACACGATTGTGTGGGAAACTTGTTGCGCTCCTACAGCTTGGAGTGCAGCAACACAAGCGCAGGCGCTACACTGTCCCACACTCATATCAATACACAGTTGGGCTCTGAGCAAGCCGTGGCTAACTCAAACTGCTATGATGATAGCAATGCTAACCCACACAACCACTGTGGTGTGATGGAGGGCAGGACTCGAGGACAGTGCCAGCAGAGCCCGCAGTCTGCTGCAAACAGGCCGCAGGGGAACCACCAATACTGGAACGGCTCAGCAGGGATGgctaatgttgctgtaggcagCTCTAGTCCTAATGCTAATATGAATGGTCGTGGTCACCAAGCCCCTCCCCAGTCAGACACACCCCCTGACACACCG CAGTCCCAGATAGGGGATGGGGATTCTGTTGATGGAAAGGCTACAGACTCTGCAAACATGTCCCAGAATGAAGgtggaaaggaggaggaggaggatggtgaggaagaggagggggtcCCTCCCTTGCCCCAAAAATCTTTGCCTCGCCCCCCTCACCAGCCTTGCTCCCAATCCCCGCCCCTTTCTTCATCATGGGGTCCTGATGATGAGGACCACTGCATCGAGGCGTCGGTTCACATGCCAGAGCAGGGAGGCATGACAGTGCGTGAGCTGGTGGAGCatgtgaagaggaagaagaagaaggggattTATCAGGAGTATGAGGAGATCCGCAAGGAGCCGCCAGCAGGCACCTTCGACTACTCCAA AAAACTGTCCAATCAGA AGAACAGGTACAGCGATGTTCTCTGCCTGGATCACTCACGGGTGCGGCTATGTGAGCTctgtgatgatgaagatgatgag ACATCAGATTACATTAATGCCAGTTTCATGGATGGGTACAAGAGAGGCAACGCCTACATCGCAACTCAGG GTCCTTTgccaaaaacatttggtgattTCTGGCGCATGGTTTGGGAACAGATGGTACTTATCATTGTAATGACCACCAG GGTGGTGGAGCGTGGGCGTGTGAAGTGTGGTCAGTACTGGCCTCTGGAGGAGGGCAGGACTGAGCAGCATGGATGTTTTTTAGTcaggaacacacacatccagacgTTTCAGGACTTCAAACTCTCCCACCTCGAACTTTACAACACACAG TCTGGAGAAAGACGGGAGGTGTACCACTACCTCTATCTCAGCTGGCCAGACTTTGGGGTGCCTAAAAGTGCTTCAGCCATGTTGGACTTTCGTGAACACGTACTTCAGAGGAGGGAGGCTGCAGTCCAGAGTCTGGGCGCCAGCTGGACAGGGCCTCCTGGGGGCCCCCCTGTGGTTGTGCACTGCAGTGCTGGCATTGGCcgaacag GCACGTTCTGTACACTGGACATCTGCCTGTCCCGGCTGGAGGACATCGGCACAGTGAATGTGCGTCAGACAGTGCAGCGGATGCGTGCACAAAGGGCTTTCAGCATCCAAACCTGGGACCAGTACTACTTCTGTTACACAGCAGTCATTGAGTATGCCCAGCGCAATGGGAAACTGAGCCCTGTGCAGTGGTCTGACTCAGACCTGGAGACTGACAGCGagtga
- the melk gene encoding maternal embryonic leucine zipper kinase isoform X1, whose product MPVERTEHRGVDELYKYYEVYETIGSGGFAKVKLGRHILTGEKVAIKIMNKKDLGDDLPRVKVEIEAMKNLSHQHVCRLYHVIETSTQIFMVLEYCTGGELFDYIIAKDRLSEEETRVFFRQIVSAMAYVHSQGYAHRDLKPENLLIDEDHNLKLIDFGLCAKPKGGLGYELMTCCGSPAYAAPELIQGKAYIGSEADVWSMGVLLFALLCGYLPFDDDNCMVLYRKITRGKYDNPQWLSPGSVLLLNQMMQVDPKRRLTVRQLLDHPWVIKDYNSPVEWHSRQPLGHIDEDCITEMAVNMKRSRQSTTALVKEWCYNQTTATYLLLLSKKQRGKPVRLRPERVVCEDYCSPLHQGLQTREALHFSEDEDAMIVGSLEFGSEYIDDCPWVSVTKCTPQGVRGQPDGAVSTKDTRVTSPSVERRYGHSGTPERGRATTQQRQERRDRDQERISENKENVTVQEKDDEMFMLPPPRTPASNKKSSRPNKNVLTTPNQNANVNSIKTKPVTPKGGDSTPKEQNKKKAADNMESANIEIMAFSPERRSRSLDMAVTEDSGRKKRGGKVFGSLERGLDKMITMLTPNKKRALRDGPRKIKVQYNVTLTSQTNPDQVLNQILSILPEKNIDFTQKGYTLKCRTYGDFGKVTMEFELEVCLLQRPEVVGVRRQRLKGDAWVYKHLVEDVLSTSSI is encoded by the exons ATGCCTGTGGAAAGGACTGAACACCGTGGAGTCGATGAGCTCTACAAATACTATGAGGTTTACGAGACTATCGGCTCAG gagGCTTTGCTAAAGTCAAACTGGGTCGACACATCCTGACAGGAGAGAAGGTGGCCATTAAAATCATGAACAAAAAGGATCTGGGA GATGACCTGCCAAGAGTGAAGGTGGAGATTGAGGCCATGAAAAACCTGAGTCATCAGCATGTCTGTCGTCTTTACCACGTCATAGAGACCTCCACCCAGATCTTCATGGTGCTGGAG tACTGTACAGGGGGGGAGTTGTTTGACTACATCATAGCAAAGGACCGTCTGTCAGAGGAGGAGACCAGggtgtttttcagacagattGTTTCTGCTATGGCCTACGTCCACAGCCAGGGATATGCGCACAGAGACCTCAAACCG GAAAATTTGCTGATCGATGAAGACCATAACTTGAAACTGATTGACTTTGGATTGTGTGCCAAACCCAAG ggAGGTTTGGGGTATGAGCTTATGACATGCTGTGGGAGCCCTGCGTACGCTGCTCCTGAACTCATCCAGGGAAAAGCATATATTGGTTCGGAG GCTGATGTGTGGAGTATGGGAGTGCTGCTGTTCGCTCTGCTCTGTGGATACCTGCCCTTTGATGACGACAACTGCATGGTCCTCTACAGGAAGATTACA AGAGGTAAATATGATAACCCTCAATGGCTCTCTCCAGGGAGTGTCCTCCTCCTCAACCAAATGATGCAG GTGGACCCCAAGCGGCGTCTTACTGTTCGTCAGCTGCTGGACCATCCCTGGGTGATAAAGGACTACAATAGCCCTGTGGAGTGGCACAGCAGGCAGccg CTTGGCCACATAGATGAAGACTGTATCACTGAGATGGCTGTCAATATGAAGCGATCCAGGCAGAGCACGACAGCGCTGGTCAAGGAG TGGTGTTATAATCAGACCACAGCCAcctacctgctgctgctgtcgaaGAAGCAGAGGGGCAAACCTGTCCGCCTGCGCCCCGAACGAGTGGTCTGTGAAGACTACTGCTCTCCGCTGCACCAGGGATTACAG ACCAGAGAAGCCCTTCACTTCAGCGAGGATGAGGATGCAATGATTGTTGGTTCTCTAGAATTTGGGTCGGAATACATTGATGATTGCCCATGGGTGTCAGTCACAAAGTGTACACCTcagggggtcagaggtcagccaGATGGAGCTGTAAGCACCAAAGACACA AGAGTAACGTCTCCATCGGTGGAGAGAAGATATGGTCACAGCGGAACCCCAGAGAGAGGACGAGCAACGACACAGCAGCGCCAGGAGCGGAGGGACAGAGACCAGGAGCGAATCAGTGAGAACAAGGAGAATGTGACAGTGCAAGAAAaagatgatgaaatgttcatgCTGCCTCCTCCACGAACTCCTGCATCCAACAAGAAGAGTTCCCGACCCAACAAGAATGTGCTGACCACACCCAATCAAAATGCTAACGTGAATAGCATTAAAACCAAACCAGTCACACCTAAAG GTGGTGACAGCACCCCCAAAGAGCAAAATAAGAAGAAAGCAGCAGACAACATGGAGAGTGCAAACATTGAAATCATGGCCTTCAGTCCTGAGCGAAG GTCTCGGTCTTTGGACATGGCTGTAACAGAGGACAGtggaaggaaaaagagaggTGGAAAGGTGTTCGGTTCTTTGGAGAGAGGTCTTGATAAAATGATCACTATGCTCACTCCCAACAAAAAACGAGCCCTGCGAGACGGTCCACGCAAGATCAAG GTTCAGTACAACGTTACTCTGACAAGCCAAACCAACCCAGACCAGGTCCTCAACCAGATCCTCTCTATACTGCCAGAGAAAAATATCGACTTCACACAAAAAGg CTATACACTAAAGTGTCGGACTTATGGCGACTTTGGGAAGGTTACTATGGAGTTTGAGCTGGAGGTGTGTCTGCTACAGAGGCCGGAGGTGGTGGGGGTCAGGCGCCAGAGGCTGAAGGGAGACGCCTGGGTTTACAAGCACCTGGTGGAAGATGTCCTCTCCACATCCAGCATCTAA
- the melk gene encoding maternal embryonic leucine zipper kinase isoform X2: MPVERTEHRGVDELYKYYEVYETIGSGGFAKVKLGRHILTGEKVAIKIMNKKDLGDDLPRVKVEIEAMKNLSHQHVCRLYHVIETSTQIFMVLEYCTGGELFDYIIAKDRLSEEETRVFFRQIVSAMAYVHSQGYAHRDLKPENLLIDEDHNLKLIDFGLCAKPKGGLGYELMTCCGSPAYAAPELIQGKAYIGSEADVWSMGVLLFALLCGYLPFDDDNCMVLYRKITRGKYDNPQWLSPGSVLLLNQMMQVDPKRRLTVRQLLDHPWVIKDYNSPVEWHSRQPLGHIDEDCITEMAVNMKRSRQSTTALVKEWCYNQTTATYLLLLSKKQRGKPVRLRPERVVCEDYCSPLHQGLQTREALHFSEDEDAMIVGSLEFGSEYIDDCPWVSVTKCTPQGVRGQPDGARVTSPSVERRYGHSGTPERGRATTQQRQERRDRDQERISENKENVTVQEKDDEMFMLPPPRTPASNKKSSRPNKNVLTTPNQNANVNSIKTKPVTPKGGDSTPKEQNKKKAADNMESANIEIMAFSPERRSRSLDMAVTEDSGRKKRGGKVFGSLERGLDKMITMLTPNKKRALRDGPRKIKVQYNVTLTSQTNPDQVLNQILSILPEKNIDFTQKGYTLKCRTYGDFGKVTMEFELEVCLLQRPEVVGVRRQRLKGDAWVYKHLVEDVLSTSSI, encoded by the exons ATGCCTGTGGAAAGGACTGAACACCGTGGAGTCGATGAGCTCTACAAATACTATGAGGTTTACGAGACTATCGGCTCAG gagGCTTTGCTAAAGTCAAACTGGGTCGACACATCCTGACAGGAGAGAAGGTGGCCATTAAAATCATGAACAAAAAGGATCTGGGA GATGACCTGCCAAGAGTGAAGGTGGAGATTGAGGCCATGAAAAACCTGAGTCATCAGCATGTCTGTCGTCTTTACCACGTCATAGAGACCTCCACCCAGATCTTCATGGTGCTGGAG tACTGTACAGGGGGGGAGTTGTTTGACTACATCATAGCAAAGGACCGTCTGTCAGAGGAGGAGACCAGggtgtttttcagacagattGTTTCTGCTATGGCCTACGTCCACAGCCAGGGATATGCGCACAGAGACCTCAAACCG GAAAATTTGCTGATCGATGAAGACCATAACTTGAAACTGATTGACTTTGGATTGTGTGCCAAACCCAAG ggAGGTTTGGGGTATGAGCTTATGACATGCTGTGGGAGCCCTGCGTACGCTGCTCCTGAACTCATCCAGGGAAAAGCATATATTGGTTCGGAG GCTGATGTGTGGAGTATGGGAGTGCTGCTGTTCGCTCTGCTCTGTGGATACCTGCCCTTTGATGACGACAACTGCATGGTCCTCTACAGGAAGATTACA AGAGGTAAATATGATAACCCTCAATGGCTCTCTCCAGGGAGTGTCCTCCTCCTCAACCAAATGATGCAG GTGGACCCCAAGCGGCGTCTTACTGTTCGTCAGCTGCTGGACCATCCCTGGGTGATAAAGGACTACAATAGCCCTGTGGAGTGGCACAGCAGGCAGccg CTTGGCCACATAGATGAAGACTGTATCACTGAGATGGCTGTCAATATGAAGCGATCCAGGCAGAGCACGACAGCGCTGGTCAAGGAG TGGTGTTATAATCAGACCACAGCCAcctacctgctgctgctgtcgaaGAAGCAGAGGGGCAAACCTGTCCGCCTGCGCCCCGAACGAGTGGTCTGTGAAGACTACTGCTCTCCGCTGCACCAGGGATTACAG ACCAGAGAAGCCCTTCACTTCAGCGAGGATGAGGATGCAATGATTGTTGGTTCTCTAGAATTTGGGTCGGAATACATTGATGATTGCCCATGGGTGTCAGTCACAAAGTGTACACCTcagggggtcagaggtcagccaGATGGAGCT AGAGTAACGTCTCCATCGGTGGAGAGAAGATATGGTCACAGCGGAACCCCAGAGAGAGGACGAGCAACGACACAGCAGCGCCAGGAGCGGAGGGACAGAGACCAGGAGCGAATCAGTGAGAACAAGGAGAATGTGACAGTGCAAGAAAaagatgatgaaatgttcatgCTGCCTCCTCCACGAACTCCTGCATCCAACAAGAAGAGTTCCCGACCCAACAAGAATGTGCTGACCACACCCAATCAAAATGCTAACGTGAATAGCATTAAAACCAAACCAGTCACACCTAAAG GTGGTGACAGCACCCCCAAAGAGCAAAATAAGAAGAAAGCAGCAGACAACATGGAGAGTGCAAACATTGAAATCATGGCCTTCAGTCCTGAGCGAAG GTCTCGGTCTTTGGACATGGCTGTAACAGAGGACAGtggaaggaaaaagagaggTGGAAAGGTGTTCGGTTCTTTGGAGAGAGGTCTTGATAAAATGATCACTATGCTCACTCCCAACAAAAAACGAGCCCTGCGAGACGGTCCACGCAAGATCAAG GTTCAGTACAACGTTACTCTGACAAGCCAAACCAACCCAGACCAGGTCCTCAACCAGATCCTCTCTATACTGCCAGAGAAAAATATCGACTTCACACAAAAAGg CTATACACTAAAGTGTCGGACTTATGGCGACTTTGGGAAGGTTACTATGGAGTTTGAGCTGGAGGTGTGTCTGCTACAGAGGCCGGAGGTGGTGGGGGTCAGGCGCCAGAGGCTGAAGGGAGACGCCTGGGTTTACAAGCACCTGGTGGAAGATGTCCTCTCCACATCCAGCATCTAA